The following are encoded together in the Drosophila sechellia strain sech25 chromosome 3R, ASM438219v1, whole genome shotgun sequence genome:
- the LOC6612818 gene encoding uncharacterized protein LOC6612818, producing MKLLYLTCALLASCAVIWAASGEEESEQEEGPEKLAKQHGSRPHPGQGFKLISFDAVGKHIALGLDYLVPFLEVPVKRKRNAPPKPLVVVNSAAVVSCGLVVAGGVLVGHLIRSLGLEAITGDDQRPIFGNSSTHKPKSSEEEGSSSTPAPTNSTNATARGLFDDNLSFSGILDNFKLIYRNETGDRVATTLPNILGMIECTFLKNDVDLTVCLLKSICTLTHNAGEKVRKGEASDFEHLLDGATKWSWLLAWLDQSAFRDAIEAGKANLPHQCAIKYPECKWVAPEEQIMELLRNNVQFK from the exons ATGAAGCTATTGTACCTGACATGTGCCCTCCTGGCGAGCTGTGCCGTCATTTGGGCCGCCAGTGGGGAGGAGGAATCGGAACAGGAGGAAGGACCGGAGAAGCTAGCCAAGCAGCACGGATCAAGGCCTCATCCTGGACAAGGATTCAAACTGATATCCTTCGATGCAGTGGGAAAACACATAGCCTTGGGTCTGGATTATCTAGTGCCCTTTCTGGAGGTGCCTGTCAAGCGAAAGCGGAATGCTCCACCGAAG CCTTTAGTTGTAGTGAAttccgctgctgttgttagtTGCGGCCTCGTGGTGGCCGGTGGAGTCCTGGTGGGTCACCTCATTCGGAGTTTGGGACTGGAGGCCATCACTGGAGACGATCAACGACCTATTTTCGGTAATTCTTCCACACATAAACCAAAGTCTTCGGAGGAAGAGGGTTCGTCTTCTACGCCAGCACCTACAAATTCTACAAATGCCACGGCAAGGGGACTATTCGATGACAACCTTAGTTTTTCTGGGATACTTGACAACTTTAAGCTGATTTACCGCAATGAAACTGGAGACCGAGTGG ctACCACTCTTCCTAACATTCTGGGTATGATTGAGTGCACCTTTCTCAAGAACGACGTGGATCTGACCGTCTGTCTGCTGAAATCCATATGTACTTTGACCCACAATGCTGGTGAAAAAGTAAGGAAGGGTGAGGCTTCGGACTTCGAGCACCTGCTGGATGGAGCCACCAAATGGTCCTGGCTGTTGGCCTGGTTGGATCAGTCCGCTTTTCGAGACGCCATCGAAGCAGGAAAGGCGAACTTGCCCCATCAATGCGCCATCAAATACCCGGAATGCAAATGGGTAGCTCCTGAGGAGCAAATTATGGAGTTGTTGCGTAACAATGTCCAGTTCAAATAA
- the LOC116801782 gene encoding uncharacterized protein LOC116801782, with protein MCLARILHVLGIMALFSQLGFFGESVGRSDVSYGEFYGNASARMLRFRDFEPRQQSGRMDVELDLDAEEKDGQDREGRGFHFHASGEDVSVELEFIVPFLKVPVKRSMNMARDAIQNILNLRTGALVNTAVVVAAGAVIAGVVRLLIAPLVITSLGNGYGYKTHPDRSMRRLTDVVESQLEKHNIDMSVCVQRMICQYLQQNLSSGYARALNVLTSSSWLHSVVDGTAVFHAIQSARRSRSCTHTYRSCKWPNRLNWKSWEIPKVLRFSNG; from the exons ATGTGCTTGGCGCGGATCTTACATGTGCTGGGTATAATGGCCCTCTTTTCACAACTGGGTTTCTTCGGAGAAAGTGTTGGTAGGAGCGATGTGAGCTATGGGGAGTTTTACGGCAATGCCAGTGCCAGAATGCTTCGATTCCGAGACTTTGAACCTCGCCAGCAAAGCGGACGAATGGACGTGGAACTCGACCTGGATGCGGAGGAAAAGGATGGACAGGATCGCGAGGGTCGTggcttccatttccatgccagCGGCGAGGATGTGAGTGTGGAATTGGAGTTTATCGTTCCCTTCCTCAAAGTTCCTGTGAAGAGGAGCATGAACATGGCTCGAGATGCTATCCAGAACATACTGAATCTACGAACTGGTGCTCTAGTGAACACAGCAGTTGTTGTGGCCGCTGGAGCAGTCATAGCTGGTGTAGTTCGATTACTTATAGCTCCACTGGTGATCACCTCGCTGGGTAATGGGTATGGCTACAAAACCCATCCAGACAGAAGCA TGCGCCGGCTGACTGATGTGGTAGAGTCCCAACTGGAGAAGCACAACATCGACATGTCCGTATGTGTACAGCGAATGATCTGTCAGTATCTGCAGCAAAACCTATCATCCGGGTATGCCAGGGCGCTGAATGTTTTGACCAG CTCCTCGTGGTTGCATTCTGTCGTCGATGGAACTGCAGTCTTCCATGCCATCCAATCAGCTAGAAGAAGTCGCAGTTGTACTCATACATATCGAAGTTGCAAATGGCCCAATCGGCTAAATTGGAAGTCCTGGGAAATACCAAAGGTTCTCAGATTTAGTAATGGATAG
- the LOC6612819 gene encoding uncharacterized protein LOC6612819 has product MEKFECKPEPVERKEKPVEELMDWDAYYKNRGLVSTRLGSSKADYMHCSTYQEKGNAQEKDKKGKGACCCSSCPVRNREEVYQPRCPAPGQKGKPNRDYMRCFAAKLIVQKLNMPGRDFECQDKLQVKANVCRGCKICLGYSSINVNCLPLNPDKTFQMEAECLQRQLAEGINISVVYLRKEIARGCYFPPAAVVSRMINDFDEIVHDANVELTCKGCTVGIMNIRFAMQMRCQTLKEDAVDGRLAGGQERGCFPNINVDLQDLSFMSTSSIDPCVGFMPSDTEVAQDSPSCSDDKPQDFVQCQDSPPRLIDMAGPYPVYSCPNVDDGCVSFEPPVGPATQFSSCQKNVLGEGNANRLCQKLSSPRLRQMHISNTRSCVLCGEDVSWLPKVAACPCCGYKPVPEFKERPYDEQATAQQILLDHLENPVENLSFDMGSVEGCSADEEHGVPEPTSEAFEAIVKDYQLLRRSIRESNTKATQSATKNPTAQEGPPQPQDLAKVFTELRDLFNVKAADENQKIQDICAEACVLAKSHKKSKKRPPSPERTKAGKAEPVEDACETPRKTKKRRPKVKHPYKSRYYSMYRPTERPKENVAIPDAGKKVPSHMGWLWTAHPLANKPGWRPGAIRRSIRGLMSYFLKDFPVDNIPVSKYMSYYKHKMLPQSPPGEKAEDLVQVPTLHIEKKNDVYTITLRPLKDAKTLARSANPYVKMKPVQFRIVKNPLLKEIRDLKRCLKGMGFSKCSCHKPLMACYCRSFVDKKRLLYHVRRECERRKIDSCEDELVLTDTSDSEDEFDFGVTPPAGLMRPERLKSSHVKHTETQYNESDWVNPSLYPHMPDATVQYESCVMGEREKPFNWIYGKGVIQEEPKPPKMRNIPKKPKKKKPVPGRVAGGFSGQDQQDSCIYSRVNNTTIQTRDRVIRPKCSPPNYSTDSELPLTGDHMRLLDQAAYPPTAPQRQQPWSREMANERKRQKVKRRTKKLVRFDPTLGPHSSDSSIH; this is encoded by the exons ATGGAGAAGTTCGAGTGCAAGCCAGAGCCGGTGGAAAGGAAGGAGAAGCCGGTGGAAGAGCTAATGGACTGGGATGCCTACTACAAGAACCGCGGATTGGTCAGCACCCGATTGGGCAGCAGCAAAGCGGACTATATGCACTGCTCCACCTACCAGGAGAAGGGTAATGCCCAGGAGAAGGACAAGAAGGGAAAGGGAGcgtgctgctgctcctcctgtcCGGTTCGGAACCGGGAAGAGGTATACCAGCCCAGGTGCCCGGCTCCCGGCCAGAAGGGCAAGCCCAACAGGGATTACATGCGCTGCTTTGCCGCCAAACTGATTGTTCAGAAGCTCAACATGCCCGGCAGGGATTTCGAGTGCCAGGATAAGCTGCAGGTTAAGGCAAACGTGTGCCGCGGGTGCAAGATCTGCCTCGGTTACAGCAGCATCAATGTCAACTGTCTTCCACTGAATCCGGACAAGACATTCCAGATGGAAGCCGAGTGCCTGCAGAGGCAGCTGGCCGAAGGCATAAACATTTCCGTGGTCTACCTGCGCAAGGAGATCG CACGAGGCTGCTACTTTCCACCTGCGGCGGTGGTCAGTCGCATGATCAACGATTTTGACGAGATCGTGCACGACGCGAATGTGGAGCTGACCTGCAAGGGATGCACCGTCGGCATAATGAACATCCGCTTCGCCATGCAGATGCGCTGCCAGACCCTCAAAGA AGATGCGGTCGATGGACGATTGGCGGGCGGCCAGGAGCGGGGGTGTTTTCCGAACATAAATGTGGATCTACAGGACCTCTCCTTCATGTCCACCTCTTCTATTGATCCGTGTGTGGGTTTCATGCCCAGTGATACGGAGGTAGCGCAGGATTCCCCTTCTTGCAGTGACGATAAGCCCCAGGATTTTGTTCAATGTCAG GATTCCCCACCTCGCCTGATCGACATGGCGGGTCCTTATCCCGTGTACTCCTGTCCTAACGTGGACGACGGTTGTGTGTCCTTCGAGCCTCCGGTGGGTCCTGCCACTCAGTTCTCCTCCTGCCAAAAGAACGTTCTAGGTGAGGGAAATGCGAACCGCCTGTGCCAGAAGCTTTCCTCGCCAAGACTTCGACAGATGCACATCAGCAACACCCGATCCTGCGTCCTTTGCGGCGAGGATGTCTCCTGGTTACCCAAGGTTGCCGCCTGTCCTTGCTGTGGCTATAAACCAGTGCCGGAGTTCAAGGAGCGACCCTACGACGAGCAGGCCACTGCCCAACAGATTCTGCTGGACCATCTGGAAAATCCCGTGGAGAATCTGAGCTTTGATATGGGATCGGTCGAAGGCTGTTCGGCCGATGAAGAACATGGTGTTCCTGAACCCACCTCGGAGGCCTTTGAAGCAATAGTGAAGGACTACCAGCTTCTGAGGCGCAGCATTCGCGAGTCCAACACCAAAGCCACCCAGTCGGCCACCAAAAATCCCACTGCTCAAGAAGGTCCACCACAGCCGCAAGATTTGGCCAAGGTATTTACGGAGCTGAGGGATCTGTTCAATGTTAAAGCCGCGGATGAGAACCAGAAGATCCAGGACATCTGCGCGGAGGCCTGTGTCCTTGCGAAGTCGCACAAAAAGAGCAAGAAACGTCCTCCATCGCCGGAAAGGACAAAGGCTGGCAAGGCGGAGCCTGTGGAGGATGCCTGCGAAACACCGCGGAAGACGAAGAAGCGTCGCCCGAAGGTCAAACATCCCTATAAGTCGAGGTACTACTCAATGTATCGCCCCACGGAGAGGCCCAAGGAAAATGTGGCTATCCCGGATGCAGGCAAAAAAGTTCCCAGCCACATGGGTTGGCTGTGGACCGCTCATCCACTAGCCAACAAGCCAGGCTGGCGACCCGGAGCCATTCGACGCTCCATTCGTGGTCTAATGAGTTACTTTCTTAAGGACTTTCCCGTGGATAACATTCCGGTGTCAAAGTACATGTCGTACTATAAGCATAAGATGTTGCCGCAGTCTCCACCGGGTGAGAAGGCGGAGGACTTGGTGCAGGTTCCCACGCTGCACATAGAAAAGAAGAACGATGTGTACACCATTACCCTGCGTCCTCTCAAGGATGCCAAGACGCTCGCTCGCTCTGCCAATCCCTACGTGAAAATGAAGCCCGTTCAATTCCGGATCGTGAAGAACCCGCTGCTAAAGGAAATTCGAGATTTGAAGCGCTGCCTCAAGGGAATGGGATTCAGCAAGTGCTCTTGCCACAAACCCCTGATGGCCTGCTACTGCCGCAGTTTCGTGGACAAAAAGCGGCTGCTGTACCACGTCCGGAGGGAGTGCGAGCGCCGGAAGATAGATTCCTGCGAGGATGAACTCGTTCTAACGGACACCTCCGACAGCGAGGATGAGTTCGACTTTGGGGTCACTCCGCCGGCGGGCTTAATGCGTCCTGAGCGACTGAAGAGCTCCCATGTGAAGCACACCGAGACGCAGTACAACGAGAGTGACTGGGTCAATCCGAGCCTATATCCCCATATGCCCGACGCCACAGTCCAGTACGAGAGCTGTGTGATGGGTGAGCGGGAGAAGCCTTTCAATTGGATCTATGGAAAGGGCGTCATCCAGGAGGAGCCCAAGCCGCCCAAGATGAGGAACATTCCAAAGAAgcccaagaagaagaagccgGTCCCCGGTCGCGTTGCTGGTGGTTTCTCGGGACAGGATCAGCAGGATTCCTGTATCTACAGCCGTGTCAACAACACCACCATCCAAACTAGGGACCGGGTGATAAGGCCCAAATGTAGTCCGCCGAACTACAGCACCGACTCGGAACTTCCACTGACTGGCGACCACATGCGCCTCCTGGATCAGGCCGCCTATCCACCCACAGCTCCTCAGCGCCAGCAGCCTTGGTCCCGGGAAATGGCCAATGAGCGGAAGCGGCAGAAGGTTAAGCGGAGAACGAAGAAGTTGGTCCGGTTCGACCCCACCCTCGGACCGCACTCCTCCGACAGTTCCATCCACTGA
- the LOC6612820 gene encoding uncharacterized protein LOC6612820 yields the protein MTQYYVFDVILVNSSLPIPRKSASFSAGGRPVYSVRLFEDFEELSMERIFVDQFPSEALGGFTSSPCELIGVLTSKGVGVTLKENDELIGSGNAMLESSILRQLTDPTFSVTQNVTVKLTKGPMNDRVGEVELLLKISSASPDINHGLIPFGCYDVCKPVDHSINKKDIIFTLGRSGKCATNSCITDERLMSHAGAPFQCPHAASQNLEDQDNKGGASAKCGCFLKGMQLPPDVGREKKREKAALKKLVDELGLDQIKVPSPPDTHEKSRRWHCKCKQPSSSTDTSSCDINEFTAEKPPRKRKAISLTASMERAARRRLIGTCPVKQPVLTQEAYKPPNLCQLCRSDISWLPKISACPYCGYKTFEDIQPSEQPYDLTLTAQQLLRDCLRKETYELELSKGDDEAMGDHIKTHDKDDPNVPQQCGCLGGKPCTRCRIRKLCENFFKENECKIEPLPQAYPQAPTKSQPESKKVKQTNSDESLRRTQLISIFTEMRNMYGKKKGVNEADAVAEELRKECDAACRNTKSAKARRKARKALQKTLDEIDKAYPKPGKMRIKKRRTHHKKSRCYTFLKLKNVSKDSRIGHLDCISGSKHTGYCRIPCHMGWMWTKSEMARHKSWRPGAISRPIRQLMSYFLKDFPADNICLSRYHYRHRKCRRVQQLEEPLVQHPTLHISRKGDEYIITLRPLKDPKALASSANPYADMKPVVFRITKDPMAAGLRQMRVNLQDKGFAPCTCRRPVASCFCRSHVEKKRIQYEVENECRQRGWPNNSDTFVYSPNSDDDDSDREYEFGVTPPAGVIKPERVRQPDRAHVETQYVDHDWAAPTMYPHPANMLVQYGGCVMGERKKMFPWIYGKGDVHADPPKPRLKNPPKKKPRKQLPFRNVGGYDDPRRFDPTPLNRPWHKSNSRGGGVQMY from the exons ATGACGCAGTACTATGTCTTTGACGTAATCCTTGTGAACTCCAGTTTGCCAATTCCCCGCAAGTCCGCCAGTTTCAGTGCGGGTGGGAGGCCCGTCTACTCGGTTCGATTGTTCGAGGACTTTGAGGAGCTGTCCATGGAACGCATTTTCGTGGATCAGTTTCCCTCAGAGGCATTGGGTGGCTTTACCAGCAGTCCCTGTGAGCTGATAGGAGTATTGACCTCCAAGGGCGTAGGCGTGACTCTCAAGGAGAACGACGAGCTCATAGGATCGGGCAACGCCATGCTGGAATCTTCAATCCTGCGCCAGCTGACGGACCCCACCTTTTCGGTTACCCAGAATGTTACAGTTAAACTGACCAAAGGGCCTATGAACGACCGAGTGGGTGAGGTGGAGCTACTCCTGAAGATCAGCTCCGCTTCACCGGATATAAA TCACGGCTTGATTCCATTTGGCTGCTATGACGTGTGCAAGCCTGTGGATCATTCGATCAACAAAAAGGACATCATCTTCACCCTGGGACGTTCCGGAAAGTGTGCAACAAACAGCTGCATCACGGATGAGCGTCTGATGTCGCACGCTGGAGCACCTTTCCAATGTCCACACGCCGCAAGTCAGAATCTGGAGGATCAGGATAACAAAGGGGGTGCCTCCGCCAAGTGTGGGTGTTTCCTGAAAGGAATGCAATTACCCCCGGATGTTGGCAGGGAGAAAAAGAGGGAAAAGGCCGCTCTGAAGAAGCTCGTCGATGAACTGGGCCTAGACCAGATAAAAGTACCCAGTCCGCCAGACACACACGAGAAGTCTCGTCGTTGGCATTGCAAGTGCAAGCAGCCGAGTTCCAGCACGGATACTTCCTCCTGTGACATCAATGAGTTCACAGCGGAAAAGCCTCCTAGAAAGAGGAAGGCCATATCCTTGACTGCCTCCATGGAGCGGGCTGCTCGTCGAAGACTCATAGGCACCTGTCCTGTAAAACAGCCTGTTCTAACACAGGAGGCCTACAAGCCGCCGAATCTCTGCCAGCTCTGCCGTTCGGACATCAGTTGGCTGCCCAAGATCTCCGCCTGTCCCTACTGCGGCTACAAAACCTTCGAGGACATACAGCCCAGCGAGCAGCCCTACGATCTTACGCTAACTGCCCAGCAATTGCTGAGGGACTGCCTGCGCAAGGAGACCTATGAACTGGAACTGTCCAAAGGTGATGATGAAGCCATGGGCGACCATATAAAGACCCACGACAAGGATGATCCTAATGTTCCGCAGCAATGCGGCTGCTTGGGCGGGAAGCCCTGCACTCGATGCCGCATCCGGAAGCTTTGCGAGAACTTTTTTAAGGAAAATGAGTGCAAGATTGAGCCACTCCCACAGGCTTATCCGCAGGCTCCAACCAAATCACAACCGGAAAGCAAGAAGGTAAAGCAAACCAACTCGGACGAATCACTGCGTCGTACCCAACTGATCTCCATCTTCACGGAGATGCGGAACATGTACGGCAAGAAGAAGGGAGTCAACGAGGCCGATGCGGTGGCCGAGGAACTCAGGAAGGAGTGCGATGCAGCCTGCCGGAACACCAAGTCGGCCAAGGCCCGCAGGAAGGCCAGGAAGGCGCTGCAGAAGACACTGGACGAGATTGACAAGGCCTATCCCAAGCCAGGCAAAATGCGGATAAAGAAGCGGCGCACCCACCACAAAAAGTCCCGATG CTACACCTTCTTAAAGCTGAAGAATGTATCCAAAGACTCCCGTATCGGCCATCTGGACTGCATCTCGGGCAGCAAGCATACGGGCTACTGCAGGATTCCCTGTCACATGGGTTGGATGTGGACCAAAAGCGAGATGGCGCGCCACAAGTCGTGGCGCCCAGGAGCCATTTCTCGACCCATCCGACAACTAATGTCCTACTTTCTGAAGGACTTTCCTGCGGATAATATTTGCCTTTCGCGTTACCACTACCGACACAGAAAGTGCCGCAGGGtccagcagctggaggagccACTGGTGCAGCATCCAACGCTGCACATAAGTAGGAAGGGAGATGAGTACATCATCACCTTGCGTCCATTAAAGGATCCCAAGGCCCTGGCCTCCAGCGCCAACCCTTATGCGGATATGAAGCCCGTTGTCTTTCGCATTACTAAGGATCCCATGGCAGCAGGACTCCGCCAGATGAGAGTGAATCTTCAGGACAAGGGATTTGCCCCGTGCACTTGTCGTCGGCCGGTGGCCAGTTGCTTTTGCAGGAGTCACGTTGAGAAGAAGCGAATCCAGTACGAGGTGGAGAACGAGTGTCGCCAGCGTGGTTGGCCAAACAACTCGGATACCTTCGTATACTCCCCAAATAGCGACGATGACGACAGCGATCGGGAGTACGAGTTTGGGGTTACTCCTCCGGCGGGAGTCATAAAACCCGAACGGGTGCGACAGCCGGACAGAGCGCACGTGGAGACCCAGTACGTGGATCACGACTGGGCCGCTCCCACCATGTACCCGCATCCGGCCAACATGCTCGTCCAATACGGCGGATGCGTGATGGGCGAGCGAAAGAAGATGTTCCCATGGATCTACGGAAAGGGCGACGTTCACGCGGATCCACCGAAGCCGCGCCTGAAGAATCCGCCCAAGAAGAAACCACGCAAGCAGCTTCCCTTCCGCAATGTTGGTGGCTACGATGATCCCCGGAGGTTCGATCCAACCCCACTAAACAGACCTTGGCACAAGTCTAACTCCCGTGGTGGCGGAGTCCAAATGTATTGA
- the LOC6612821 gene encoding triosephosphate isomerase isoform X1, with the protein MPPGVLTKLNRNGIQCIASVTLLQRFPYHRNHHTIPTMDQNRPTVGGVTAEVLKAVVSQALLGKFTAVFPKLFKCQWKTYEGQKKFYANFSTDCTDSNSNNMSRKFCVGGNWKMNGDQKSIAEIAKTLSSAALDPNTEVVIGCPAIYLMYARNLLPCELGLAGQNAYKVAKGAFTGEISPAMLKDIGADWVILGHSERRAIFGESDALIAEKAEHALAEGLKVIACIGETLEEREAGKTNEVVARQMCAYAQKIKDWKNVVVAYEPVWAIGTGKTATPDQAQEVHAFLRQWLSDNISKEVSASLRIQYGGSVTAANAKELAKKPDIDGFLVGGASLKPEFVDIINARQ; encoded by the exons ATGCCGCCTGGAGTACTCACTAAGCTGAACAGGAACGGTATCCAGTGCATTGCATCAGTAACACTTCTCCAGCGATTCCCATATCATCGGAACCACCACACCATTCCCACCATGGACCAGAACCGACCCACTGTGGGTGGTGTTACGGCGGAGGTACTAAAAGCCGTCGTTTCGCAAGCTCTGCTGGGCAAATTCACAGCTGTTTTCCCAAAGCTTTTTAAGTGCCAGTGGAAGACTTACGAAGGTCAAAAGAAG TTCTACGCCAATTTCAGCACCGATTGCAccgacagcaacagcaacaacatgaGCCGAAAGTTCTGCGTGGGAGGCAACTGGAAGATGAACGGCGACCAGAAGTCCATCGCCGAGATCGCCAAGACCCTGAGCTCGGCCGCCCTCGACCCCAACACGGAGGTGGTCATCGGCTGCCCGGCCATCTACCTGATGTACGCCCGCAACCTGCTTCCCTGCGAGCTGGGTTTGGCCGGCCAGAACGCCTACAAGGTGGCCAAGGGCGCCTTCACCGGCGAGATCTCGCCTGCGATGCTGAAGGATATCGGCGCCGACTGGGTGATCCTGGGACACTCGGAGCGCCGCGCCATTTTCGGCGAGTCGGACGCCCTGATCGCCGAGAAGGCCGAGCACGCTCTGGCCGAGGGCCTCAAGGTCATCGCCTGCATTGGTGAGACCCTGGAGGAGCGCGAGGCCGGCAAGACCAACGAGGTGGTGGCCCGCCAGATGTGCGCCTACGCCCAGAAGATCAAGGATTGGAAGAACGTGGTGGTGGCCTACGAGCCCGTCTGGGCCATTGGCACCGGCAAGACCGCCACACCCGATCAG GCTCAAGAGGTCCACGCCTTCCTGCGCCAGTGGCTGAGCGACAACATCTCCAAGGAGGTGTCCGCCAGCCTGCGCATCCAGTACGGTGGATCCGTGACCGCCGCCAACGCCAAGGAGCTAGCCAAGAAGCCCGACATCGATGGCTTCCTGGTCGGAGGCGCCTCCCTGAAGCCCGAGTTCGTGGACATCATCAACGCCCGGCAGTAA
- the LOC6612821 gene encoding triosephosphate isomerase isoform X2 — protein sequence MSRKFCVGGNWKMNGDQKSIAEIAKTLSSAALDPNTEVVIGCPAIYLMYARNLLPCELGLAGQNAYKVAKGAFTGEISPAMLKDIGADWVILGHSERRAIFGESDALIAEKAEHALAEGLKVIACIGETLEEREAGKTNEVVARQMCAYAQKIKDWKNVVVAYEPVWAIGTGKTATPDQAQEVHAFLRQWLSDNISKEVSASLRIQYGGSVTAANAKELAKKPDIDGFLVGGASLKPEFVDIINARQ from the exons atgaGCCGAAAGTTCTGCGTGGGAGGCAACTGGAAGATGAACGGCGACCAGAAGTCCATCGCCGAGATCGCCAAGACCCTGAGCTCGGCCGCCCTCGACCCCAACACGGAGGTGGTCATCGGCTGCCCGGCCATCTACCTGATGTACGCCCGCAACCTGCTTCCCTGCGAGCTGGGTTTGGCCGGCCAGAACGCCTACAAGGTGGCCAAGGGCGCCTTCACCGGCGAGATCTCGCCTGCGATGCTGAAGGATATCGGCGCCGACTGGGTGATCCTGGGACACTCGGAGCGCCGCGCCATTTTCGGCGAGTCGGACGCCCTGATCGCCGAGAAGGCCGAGCACGCTCTGGCCGAGGGCCTCAAGGTCATCGCCTGCATTGGTGAGACCCTGGAGGAGCGCGAGGCCGGCAAGACCAACGAGGTGGTGGCCCGCCAGATGTGCGCCTACGCCCAGAAGATCAAGGATTGGAAGAACGTGGTGGTGGCCTACGAGCCCGTCTGGGCCATTGGCACCGGCAAGACCGCCACACCCGATCAG GCTCAAGAGGTCCACGCCTTCCTGCGCCAGTGGCTGAGCGACAACATCTCCAAGGAGGTGTCCGCCAGCCTGCGCATCCAGTACGGTGGATCCGTGACCGCCGCCAACGCCAAGGAGCTAGCCAAGAAGCCCGACATCGATGGCTTCCTGGTCGGAGGCGCCTCCCTGAAGCCCGAGTTCGTGGACATCATCAACGCCCGGCAGTAA